From a region of the Panulirus ornatus isolate Po-2019 chromosome 34, ASM3632096v1, whole genome shotgun sequence genome:
- the LOC139759717 gene encoding gamma-aminobutyric acid receptor subunit beta-3-like: MSVCLAIDLRAGLWRWARNGHLQEGVVSFKTATPPTITGGGTLIIGQEQDALNGGFDKFQSLRGSLTDLKLYEGFLDTTQLVSYTLWFIVGANGMFGEWFTKSCDFKAHLVCHFDQPVTLRMRGLCRRSNLDRKYLMIDDGLFPKFVGELYSEIIKHPDTYIDPDTSSDYGIWKIVRKDIPTVKATLVLKSPIQYPVGLNTWEVEDAECGNGVLQLMMTSCKEHQFSCTNGQCINIGQRCDLEVDCSDFSDEAQCSFMDPPEGYDSSKPPARQHRHTPISIGLHINILTIRELDISNFKFVCEIVVTLEWYDDRLKYFHLNYAETINVVSNITDVWIPTLEYLGHGDTTSEVTERKVTLWIRRLSQPLPDDDEILIEGEVFTGAENLLVLKRKMTVTTLCRYNLEAFPFDTQTCALGMVLSHVSSQYVALVPQDGGVTLTGERRMLEYVLVDEQIVSQDKGNHSGQTMELTFKNLSTFYVFSTYLPTLIIVVIGYLVFYFPLDNFNERIMVGLTGLLVEATFFSQVSASIPRTAYLKLVDIWFVFCIVSLFLVVVTVTVVQWLQERGTAVMMRVGNKVSMPKVTKRRLSAFGVNRATRIIFPLLATAFLSVYISVALSDKNNHL, encoded by the exons ATGTCCGTTTGTCTGGCAATAGACCTACGAGCTGGCCTCTGGCGTTGGGCCAGAAATGGTCACCTACAGGAGGGTGTTGTGTCCTTCAAGACGGCGACGCCTCCTACGATCACTGGAGGAGGGACGCTGATCATCGGACAGGAACAAGACGCTTTAAACGGTGGCTTCGACAAGTTTCAAAGCTTGAGGGGATCCCTAACTGATCTCAAGTTGTATGAGGGATTCTTAGATACAACACAGTTAGTCAGCTACACCCTGT GGTTCATCGTCGGTGCCAATGGGATGTTTGGAGAATGGTTCACAAAGAGCTGTGACTTCAAGGCTCATCTGGTGTGTCATTTTGATCAACCTGTCACATTACGAATGAGAGGACTCTGTAGAAGGTCTAACCTTGATCGGAAGTACCTTATGATTGATGATGGATTGTTTCCTAAGTTTGTAGGAGAATTGTATTCTGAAATCATAAAGCATCCAGACACATATATTGACCCAGACACTTCCTCAGATTATGGGATCTGGAAGATAGTCCGGAAAGACATTCCGACAGTAAAAGCGACGCTAGTGCTAAAATCACCGATACAGTACCCAGTAGGGCTCAACACCTGGGAGGTGGAAGATGCCGAGTGTGGCAACGGAGTCTTACAGCTGATGATGACCTCCTGCAAGGAACACCAGTTCTCCTGTACCAATGGTCAGTGTATCAACATTGGTCAGCGATGCGACTTGGAAGTTGACTGTAGCGACTTCTCGGACGAGGCGCAGTGTTCCTTCATGGATCCACCTGAAGGTTATGATTCCTCCAAACCTCCTGCTCGTCAACATCGCCACACACCCATCAGTATTGGCCTCCACATCAACATCCTGACCATCAGAGAGCTGGATATTTCCAACTTCAAATTTGTCTGTGAAATCGTAGTTACTCTTGAGTGGTATGACGACCGCCTTAAATACTTCCACCTGAACTATGCAGAAACCATAAATGTTGTGAGCAACATTACTGACGTGTGGATCCCAACCCTGGAGTACCTTGGCCACGGTGACACCACCAGTGAGGTCACAGAGAGGAAGGTCACCCTCTGGATCCGTCGACTGTCGCAGCCACTGCCCGACGATGACGAAATCTTGATTGAAG GCGAGGTGTTCACAGGGGCGGAAAACCTGCTGGTACTGAAGAGGAAGATGACGGTGACGACCCTCTGTCGCTACAACCTGGAGGCCTTCCCCTTCGACACGCAGACCTGTGCACTG GGTATGGTGTTGTCCCATGTCTCCAGCCAGTACGTTGCACTGGTGCCACAAGACGGTGGTGTTACTCTGACGGGCGAGAGGAGGATGTTAGAATACGTGTTGGTTGATGAGCAAATAGTGAGCCAAGACAAG GGTAACCACAGTGGGCAGACAATGGAACTGACCTTCAAGAACCTCTCCACCTTCTACGTCTTCTCCACTTACTTGCCCACCTTAATCATCGTCGTCATCGGCTACCTCGTCTTCTACTTTCCTCTCGATAACTTCAACGAAAGGATCATGGTTGGTCTGACGGGCCTGCTCGTGGAAGCCACCTTCTTCTCCCAG GTGAGCGCCTCCATCCCTCGCACGGCTTACCTGAAGCTGGTGGACATCTGGTTCGTGTTCTGCATCGTCAGTCTGTTTctagtggtggtgactgtgacCGTCGTACAGTGGCTACAG GAGCGAGGTACAGCCGTTATGATGCGAGTGGGCAACAAAGTCTCCATGCCAAAAGTTACCAAGCGTCGCCTGTCAGCGTTCGGGGTCAACCGCGCTACCAGGATCATCTTCCCTCTCCTGGCAACAGCCTTCCTGTCCGTGTACATCTCAGTGGCCCTGAGTGACAAAAACAACCACCTGTAG
- the LOC139759716 gene encoding uncharacterized protein: MMPVVRFQQDGLVRSDTMLRYLGDLNDLTQVTACFRVKFYQARNIMPFISYATVKSDNEFIIVYIYDTRRIQFSCCGDVLMRVEIDLAQQQWISMCMAVDLLVGRWRLVSNGHLQEGVVSSNTGATPTITGGGILIIGQEQDAFNGGFDKFQSLRGSLADLKLYEGFLDTTQLISYTLCESSSVSTPSTIHFSNIHQDFEAINVEIEEIDLNTVCLNDSSIDVLFPELRTFQECEVLCHMSGGRLSAPQNRKENRQLYKQTLAYSNTYLDKGTVTRRVYWLGVKGDTSTQKWTYSNLPIAYSNFIKGTSSTIISKSNCVLFQGTIVSVVGVYGEWTPKNCDFKAHTVCHFDHIVTLRMRGLCRRSKFDRKYLMIEDGLFPKFVGEMFSEITRLPASVSGPKSSSDYGIWKIVRKDIPTVKATLVLKSPIQYPVGLNTWEVEDAECGTGAVQLMMTSCKDHQFSCTNGQCINIGQRCDLEVDCSDFSDEEQCSFMDPPEGYDSSKPPARQHRHTPISIGLHINILTIRELDISNFKFVCEIVVTLEWYDDRLKYFHLNYAETINVVSNITDVWIPTLEYLGHGDTTSEVTERKVTLWIRRLSQPLPDDDEILIEGEVFTGAENLLVLKRKMTVTTLCRYNLEAFPFDTQTCALGMVLSHVSSQYVALVPQDGGVTLTGERRMLEYLLVDEQMVTDNKSEDVCRVFFPQGNHSGQTMELTFKNLSTFYVFSTYLPTLIIVVIDYLVFYFPLENFNERIMVGLTGLLVEATFFSQVSSSIPRTAYLKLVDIWFVFCIVSLFLVVVTVAIVQWLQDRYQCKFTFTLKDRGNSVVLRVGNIKSMVSQPKRRVSAQGINLAAKIVFPLLAAAFLSLYISVALRD, translated from the exons ATGATGCCAGTTGTCAGGTTCCAACAAGATGGTTTGGTCAGGTCAGACACGATGCTCCGTTACTTGGGAGACCTGAATGACCTGACGCAGGTCACCGCCTGTTTCAGGGTCAAGTTTTACCAGGCCAGGAATATAATGCCGTTCATATCGTACGCCACTGTCAAGAGTGACAACGAGTTTATAATTG taTACATCTATGACACAAGGCGCATTCAATTTAGTTGTTGTGGCGATGTGTTGATGCGGGTAGAAATCGATCTGGCACAACAACAATGGATATCCATGTGTATGGCAGTAGACCTCCTGGTTGGCCGTTGGCGCTTGGTCAGTAATGGTCACCTACAGGAGGGTGTTGTGTCCTCCAATACGGGGGCGACTCCTACGATCACTGGAGGAGGGATACTGATCATCGGACAGGAACAAGACGCTTTCAACGGTGGCTTCGACAAGTTTCAAAGCTTGAGGGGATCCCTAGCTGATCTCAAATTGTATGAGGGATTCTTAGATACAACACAGTTAATCAGCTACACCCTGTGTGAGTCCAGTAGTGTCTCTACTCCCTCAACAATCCACTTCTCCAACATTCATCAGGATTTTGAAGCAATCAACGTTGAGATAGAAGAGATCGACCTCAACACTGTCTGTCTTAATGACTCAAGCATTGATGTTTTGTTTCCAGAGTTACGTACTTTCCAGGAATGTGAGGTTTTGTGTCATATGTCAGGTGGGCGTCTCAGTGCCCCGCAGAACAGAAAGGAAAACAGACAGCTATACAAACAGACTTTGGCTTATAGTAACACTTACCTGGACAAAGGGACTGTAACAAGGAGAGTTTACTGGCTGGGTGTGAAGGGAGACACGTCTACCCAGAAATGGACATACTCCAACCTGCCAATTGCCTACAGTAACTTTATAAAAGGAACCAGCTCAACAATCATTTCAAAATCCAATTGTGTTTTATTTCAAGGAACCATCGTGAGCGTGGTAGGAGTGTATGGAGAATGGACCCCAAAGAATTGTGATTTCAAGGCTCATACAGTATGTCATTTTGATCATATTGTCACATTACGGATGCGAGGACTCTGCAGAAGATCTAAGTTTGATCGGAAGTACCTTATGATTGAAGATGGATTGTTTCCTAAATTTGTAGGAGAAATGTTTTCTGAAATAACAAGGCTTCCAGCCTCAGTGAGTGGCCCAAAGAGTTCCTCAGATTATGGGATCTGGAAGATAGTTCGGAAGGACATTCCGACAGTAAAAGCGACGCTAGTGTTAAAATCACCGATACAGTACCCAGTAGGGCTCAACACCTGGGAAGTGGAAGATGCCGAGTGTGGCACCGGAGCTGTGCAGCTGATGATGACCTCCTGCAAGGATCACCAGTTCTCCTGTACCAATGGTCAGTGTATCAACATTGGTCAGCGATGCGACTTGGAAGTTGACTGTAGCGACTTTTCGGACGAGGAGCAGTGTTCCTTCATGGATCCACCTGAAGGTTATGATTCCTCCAAACCTCCAGCTCGTCAACATCGCCACACACCCATCAGTATTGGCCTCCACATCAACATCCTGACCATCAGAGAGCTGGATATTTCCAACTTCAAATTTGTCTGTGAAATCGTAGTTACTCTTGAGTGGTATGACGACCGCCTTAAATACTTCCACCTGAACTATGCAGAAACCATAAATGTTGTGAGCAACATTACTGACGTGTGGATCCCAACCCTGGAGTACCTTGGCCACGGCGACACCACCAGTGAGGTCACAGAGAGGAAGGTCACCCTCTGGATCCGTCGACTGTCGCAGCCACTGCCCGACGATGACGAAATCTTGATTGAAG GCGAGGTGTTCACAGGGGCGGAAAACCTGCTGGTACTGAAGAGGAAGATGACGGTGACGACCCTCTGTCGCTACAACCTGGAGGCCTTCCCCTTCGACACGCAGACCTGTGCACTG GGTATGGTGTTGTCCCATGTCTCCAGCCAGTACGTTGCACTGGTGCCACAAGACGGTGGTGTTACTCTGACGGGCGAGAGGAGGATGTTGGAGTACCTGCTCGTTGATGAGCAGATGGTGACCGATAACAAG AGTGAGGATGTGTGTCGTGTGTTCTTCCCTCAGGGTAACCACAGTGGGCAGACAATGGAACTGACCTTCAAGAACCTCTCCACCTTCTACGTCTTCTCCACTTACTTGCCCACCTTAATCATCGTCGTCATCGACTACCTCGTCTTCTACTTTCCCCTCGAGAACTTCAACGAAAGGATCATGGTTGGTCTGACGGGCCTGCTCGTGGAAGCCACCTTCTTCTCCCAG GTGAGCTCCTCCATCCCTCGCACGGCTTACCTGAAGCTGGTGGACATCTGGTTCGTGTTCTGCATCGTCAGTCTGTTTCTAGTGGTGGTGACCGTGGCTATCGTCCAGTGGCTGCAG GATCGATATCAATGCAAGTTTACATTTACCCTTAAGGATCGTGGAAACTCCGTTGTGTTGCGAGTGGGCAACATTAAATCTATGGTCTCGCAGCCCAAGCGTCGCGTCTCAGCACAGGGGATCAACCTGGCCGCCAAGATCGTCTTTCCTCTGTTggcagcagccttcctctccctGTACATCTCCGTGGCTCTTCGTGATTGA